Proteins from a genomic interval of Zingiber officinale cultivar Zhangliang chromosome 2A, Zo_v1.1, whole genome shotgun sequence:
- the LOC122041514 gene encoding putative protein TPRXL has protein sequence MDSGNTSSLHSSSGGGGGGSEDVDSLSAFFHTSASPSGVALPTPLPPSSSVGSHFLDYYSLFYHDSSSSSPAPHLPSASGSQPSTAEVEAQADPPAAPPPRNSRKRSRASRRAPTTVLTTDTSNFRAMVQEFTGIPAAPFAAPSVSSSLFLRPRIDQFLHPSSSSSAAASPFLLRPFLHKPHSPPSFTNPIPNPPSLPPSLNLTNTASTSASAALSNPISNQLPPNLHSLLHPPIPPTFFASDDFAALPPALFVPDPATSNWAGVDFSGAGVSRPHISVAGSCKPSYASPAAPVAERVIGEKPEAEVAGRNSDNAAEPSWIRSSSD, from the coding sequence ATGGATTCCGGCAACACCAGTAGCCTCCACTCCTCCTCCGGCGGCGGAGGAGGCGGCAGCGAAGACGTCGACTCCCTCTCCGCCTTCTTCCACACATCCGCCTCCCCCTCCGGCGTCGCGCTTCCGACTCCGCTGCCCCCCTCTTCCTCCGTAGGTTCTCACTTCCTCGACTACTACTCCCTTTTCTACCAtgattcctcctcctcctccccggCTCCGCACCTCCCCTCTGCCTCAGGAAGCCAACCTTCAACCGCGGAGGTGGAGGCGCAGGCCGATCCCCCGGCGGCTCCGCCTCCGCGGAACTCGAGGAAGCGCTCCCGCGCCTCGCGCCGAGCCCCCACCACGGTGCTCACGACGGACACCTCCAACTTCCGCGCCATGGTCCAGGAGTTCACCGGAATCCCAGCCGCCCCCTTCGCCGCCCCCTCcgtctcctcctccctcttcctcCGCCCCCGCATCGACCAATTCCTccacccctcctcctcctcctctgccgCTGCGTCACCCTTCCTCCTCCGCCCCTTCCTCCACAAGCCCCACTCGCCTCCCTCCTTCACCAATCCCATTCCCAATCCTCCTAGTCTTCCCCCTTCTCTAAACCTAACAAACACCGCCTCCACCTCCGCCTCCGCCGCCCTATCTAACCCTATTTCTAACCAACTCCCGCCCAACCTCCACTCTCTCCTCCACCCACCGATCCCACCAACCTTCTTCGCCTCCGACGACTTCGCGGCCCTTCCTCCGGCGCTCTTCGTCCCCGACCCTGCCACCTCCAACTGGGCCGGCGTCGACTTCTCTGGCGCCGGCGTCTCGCGACCACACATCAGCGTGGCCGGGAGTTGCAAGCCATCCTACGCCTCGCCGGCCGCGCCGGTGGCGGAACGAGTCATCGGGGAAAAACCAGAGGCGGAGGTGGCCGGAAGGAACAGCGACAACGCGGCAGAGCCATCGTGGATTCGTTCTTCGTCCGATTGA